The stretch of DNA TTGGCGGCCTGGATGGTCTTCCAGACCCGCTCGGCCGTGAGGGGCATGGCTTCGATATGGTCCACGCCAAGGCCCGAGAGCGCATCGACGACGGCATTCATGACGGCGGGAGTCGACGCGATGGTCCCCGTCTCCCCTGCCCCCTTGACCCCGAGCGGATTGACTGGCGTCGGCGTCTCCGTGCGGCCCGTCTCGTACATGGTCAGCATGTCCGCCCTGGGCAGGGCATAGTCCATCAAGCTGCCCGTGACGAGCTGTCCGGACTCCTCGTCGTAGACGGCGCCTTCCCAGAGGGCCTGGGCCACGCCCTGCGCGATGCCTCCGTGAACCATCCCATCGACGATCATCGGATTGATGACGTTGCCGACATCGTCCACCGCGAGATAGCGGAGGATCTTCACGTGGCCGGTGTCCTGATCCACCTCGACCACGCAGGCATGCGCGCCGAAGGGGAAGCAGAAGTTGGACGGATCGTAGAAGCTCGTCGCCTCCAGGCCCGGCTCGACCCCGTCCGGATACTTGTGAGGCACGTAGGCGGTGAGGGCGACCTGGCCGAAGGGGATCTTCTTGCCGGGCGAGCCTTTCACCACGAACTCGCCCCCGACATAGTCCATGTCCTTGGCATTGGCCTCGAGAAGATGGGCGGCGATCAGCTTGCCCTTCTCTTTGATCTTGTCCATGGACATGACCAGCGCCGTGCCCCCCACCGAGGCCGAGCGGCTGCCATAGGTGCCCATGCCGAAGGGCACGATACCCGTGTCGCCGTGGACGACCTCGACGTCGTCCATC from Candidatus Methylomirabilota bacterium encodes:
- a CDS encoding molybdopterin cofactor-binding domain-containing protein, producing the protein LDYKKFRSDQQAGRSSGKLLGVGFSTYIEACSIAPSKVVGSLGAQAGLWESGTVRVHPTGKVTVFTGSHSHGQGHETTFAQLVGDHLGIPMDDVEVVHGDTGIVPFGMGTYGSRSASVGGTALVMSMDKIKEKGKLIAAHLLEANAKDMDYVGGEFVVKGSPGKKIPFGQVALTAYVPHKYPDGVEPGLEATSFYDPSNFCFPFGAHACVVEVDQDTGHVKILRYLAVDDVGNVINPMIVDGMVHGGIAQGVAQALWEGAVYDEESGQLVTGSLMDYALPRADMLTMYETGRTETPTPVNPLGVKGAGETGTIASTPAVMNAVVDALSGLGVDHIEAMPLTAERVWKTIQAAKSKK